The following proteins are co-located in the Terriglobales bacterium genome:
- a CDS encoding FAD/NAD(P)-binding protein has protein sequence MQQFLTENVYLPKVAVLDRVEDDIAEVKTFYWHFRETENQERFRHFRPGQFAQVSLFGVGEFPASLPPSPTENDTFFTIRQVGSCTGALHRLRPGDQFGVRGPYGNGFPMEQYRGKNLVFVAGGIGLIPLRSCIVYALAHRADYARIQIFYGSKTPKELMYVPKLREWEACEGVECHLAVDRGQDGWTGHVGVVGSLFKKAGVQVPTENTIAFVCGPPIMFRFVIKDLLAMGMPQTNIVSTLERYMKCGVGKCGHCCIGVAYVCIDGPVFTYQQIKRLGEEI, from the coding sequence ATGCAGCAGTTTCTCACTGAAAACGTTTACCTGCCCAAGGTGGCAGTGCTTGATCGTGTGGAAGACGATATTGCCGAGGTCAAGACCTTCTATTGGCATTTTCGTGAAACCGAAAACCAGGAGCGCTTCCGCCATTTCCGGCCGGGACAGTTTGCACAAGTGTCGCTCTTCGGTGTGGGCGAATTTCCCGCGTCCTTGCCTCCGAGTCCGACTGAGAACGACACCTTCTTTACCATTCGGCAGGTCGGCAGTTGTACGGGAGCCCTGCACCGGTTGCGTCCCGGTGATCAGTTTGGGGTCCGCGGGCCCTACGGTAATGGGTTTCCGATGGAACAATATCGCGGCAAGAACCTGGTCTTCGTTGCGGGCGGGATCGGGCTGATTCCGCTGCGGTCGTGCATTGTTTACGCGCTAGCTCATCGCGCCGATTACGCCCGGATACAGATCTTTTACGGCTCGAAAACGCCCAAAGAATTGATGTACGTCCCGAAGCTGCGCGAGTGGGAAGCCTGCGAGGGAGTCGAGTGCCACCTGGCTGTCGATCGTGGCCAGGACGGCTGGACGGGACATGTGGGCGTAGTGGGCAGCCTGTTCAAAAAGGCCGGGGTACAGGTCCCGACGGAGAACACGATTGCGTTCGTCTGCGGCCCTCCAATCATGTTTCGCTTCGTCATCAAGGATTTGCTGGCCATGGGAATGCCTCAGACAAACATTGTTTCTACGCTCGAGCGTTATATGAAATGCGGTGTGGGCAAGTGCGGACACTGCTGTATCGGTGTCGCCTACGTCTGCATCGATGGCCCGGTCTTTACGTATCAGCAGATAAAGCGATTGGGCGAGGAGATCTGA
- a CDS encoding hydrogenase maturation protease, protein MRAQLADLLRGQVGFVGIGNVDCADDGFGVQLAEALLAKGVPNVFVARSTPERWIGRIADEHFSTLLFLDAVDFGADAGSLVLMKSAEIAERFPQISTHKISLGVLARCAEANGDTRVWLLGAQPESVSFGKQLSPVLQTTISAVSTLLGELACEGRATASGGVGQ, encoded by the coding sequence TTGCGCGCACAACTCGCCGATTTGCTAAGAGGACAGGTGGGCTTTGTTGGTATCGGCAATGTGGACTGCGCTGATGATGGCTTTGGGGTGCAACTCGCGGAGGCGCTGCTGGCTAAAGGTGTGCCGAATGTTTTCGTGGCAAGGAGCACACCAGAGCGGTGGATCGGCCGCATCGCCGATGAACACTTTTCGACCCTGCTGTTCCTCGACGCGGTTGATTTCGGTGCTGACGCGGGCTCGCTCGTGTTGATGAAGAGCGCAGAAATCGCCGAACGATTCCCTCAGATTTCGACTCACAAGATTTCGCTCGGGGTTTTGGCGCGCTGCGCGGAGGCCAACGGCGACACGCGGGTCTGGTTGCTGGGAGCACAACCAGAATCGGTTTCCTTTGGCAAACAATTGTCACCGGTCCTGCAGACGACGATAAGTGCTGTCTCCACACTGCTCGGCGAACTCGCGTGTGAGGGCAGGGCGACAGCCTCGGGAGGGGTGGGACAATGA
- a CDS encoding proton-conducting transporter membrane subunit, translating to MTPERAIVAAILLCIAGAVITLLCARFRTLAAWVSFAVTAASAVLVVFACGRVWLLAPSEKPASFWSMPNLSFALRLHVDGLNSVFLLLAVAIAVPAALYSISYMQHYSAYGVARYYPNFLLFLAAMYGLLTTTDMMWFFFIFWQLMTLPGYALIRFERHKPTAVRAANKYLIMMQIACAFTLIGAQIVATAVGEGSLKYDFQTVSAHLPRLLAAQPFLAQFAFALFMIGFGIKMGMWPFGQVWLPDAHPAAPSPVSAMLSGVMIKTGVYGLIRYFLWLVPAQALDLYPLHSWGNIVAALGTVTLFTGTTQALQQEQSKRLLAYHSIGQIGYILLGTGICMALLPAGAALAPVAALALFGALLHVANHGLFKGLLFFNAGSMLYATGTQDLNRVSGLMRFMPITAVTTLVASCSISGVPLFNGFISKWTIYVAALRGATAAHYLVVCAIAAIFISGVTLASFIKFFGASFMSRASALVLACAQTRRLEPGWLMQIPQLFLALLCILLGLWPAIGFALVRRAISHNPEAVIARLADVVPVNSGGLSGAELLNSGRFVPLALVAVMALMFAVAAAASKIGGARRRTAALWLCGYATESDCYRYVAHNFYGELKTYFRYLGGSAAKAEKHP from the coding sequence ATGACGCCGGAACGCGCGATTGTCGCTGCGATCCTGCTCTGCATTGCGGGCGCGGTAATAACGCTCTTATGCGCACGGTTCCGAACCCTGGCGGCCTGGGTTTCATTCGCCGTCACCGCGGCCAGTGCTGTTCTCGTCGTGTTTGCCTGCGGACGTGTCTGGCTTCTTGCACCCTCGGAAAAGCCGGCGAGTTTCTGGTCGATGCCCAACCTCAGTTTCGCGTTGCGCCTGCACGTGGACGGGCTCAATTCCGTGTTTCTATTGCTGGCCGTTGCGATTGCTGTTCCTGCGGCACTGTACTCGATCTCCTACATGCAGCATTACTCGGCCTACGGTGTCGCCCGTTACTACCCGAATTTTCTATTGTTCCTCGCTGCCATGTACGGCTTGCTTACCACGACGGACATGATGTGGTTCTTCTTCATATTTTGGCAATTGATGACCCTGCCCGGTTATGCACTGATCCGTTTCGAACGGCACAAACCGACCGCGGTTCGGGCCGCAAACAAGTACCTGATCATGATGCAGATCGCCTGTGCATTCACGTTGATTGGCGCGCAAATCGTGGCCACGGCTGTCGGCGAAGGCAGTCTCAAGTACGACTTTCAAACCGTGAGTGCACACCTGCCGCGACTGCTCGCCGCCCAACCCTTTCTGGCGCAATTCGCATTCGCTCTGTTCATGATCGGATTCGGGATCAAGATGGGCATGTGGCCTTTCGGGCAAGTGTGGCTGCCGGACGCGCATCCAGCCGCGCCTTCGCCAGTCAGTGCAATGTTGTCAGGGGTGATGATCAAAACCGGCGTTTACGGATTGATTCGCTATTTTCTGTGGCTGGTCCCGGCACAAGCCCTCGATCTGTATCCCCTGCATAGTTGGGGAAATATTGTTGCGGCGCTTGGCACAGTTACGCTGTTCACCGGCACCACGCAGGCGCTGCAACAGGAGCAGTCGAAGCGCTTACTCGCCTATCACAGCATCGGCCAGATCGGCTACATCCTACTGGGAACCGGCATATGCATGGCGCTATTGCCTGCTGGCGCGGCGCTGGCGCCAGTTGCTGCGCTCGCGCTGTTCGGGGCGCTGTTGCATGTTGCCAATCATGGGCTCTTCAAGGGGCTTCTGTTTTTCAACGCCGGGTCCATGTTATACGCGACCGGCACGCAGGACTTGAACCGTGTCAGCGGATTGATGCGCTTCATGCCTATAACCGCAGTGACCACCCTGGTGGCTTCCTGCTCGATTTCCGGCGTGCCCCTGTTCAATGGTTTTATCAGCAAATGGACGATCTACGTAGCAGCCCTGCGCGGAGCTACTGCCGCCCATTATCTGGTAGTGTGCGCCATCGCCGCCATTTTTATCAGTGGCGTGACGCTCGCGTCGTTCATCAAGTTCTTCGGCGCGAGCTTCATGTCGCGTGCCAGTGCCCTGGTGCTGGCGTGCGCGCAAACCCGGCGCTTGGAGCCCGGCTGGCTGATGCAGATCCCTCAGCTTTTTCTCGCGCTGCTCTGCATCTTGCTCGGGCTCTGGCCTGCAATAGGGTTTGCGCTGGTGCGACGCGCCATCTCCCACAACCCGGAGGCTGTGATCGCGCGCCTTGCAGATGTGGTCCCGGTGAATTCCGGCGGGTTGAGCGGTGCAGAACTGCTCAACTCCGGCCGATTTGTGCCCCTGGCTCTGGTGGCAGTCATGGCATTGATGTTTGCGGTCGCGGCCGCTGCCTCAAAGATCGGTGGCGCGCGGCGCCGCACTGCCGCTTTATGGCTCTGTGGATACGCAACTGAATCCGACTGCTACCGCTATGTCGCTCACAATTTTTACGGTGAGCTGAAAACCTATTTTCGCTACCTGGGAGGCTCGGCGGCGAAGGCCGAGAAGCACCCATGA
- a CDS encoding NADH-quinone oxidoreductase subunit C yields MIARQLFILLKDGFGQAIKRADLASDQRLFIFVEPAALKGICYYLFRRYDARYVLTMGADDRPYSGNFLVAHNFALDRDHLLFSVLAYLPSDNPEVETISDVVPAASWGEREMWDLVGIRPVGHRYLKRLVLPDGWPEGVHPLRKDVPWNHVPEAFDSRREFTFDEPPEGCTVVPFGPFHPTLDEPAHFRLYVEGEFVRGCEYRGFMAHRGIEKLAESVMGYDDIPMLAERICGICGCVHSVAYAQAVESAAAITPPRRAEFIRTIMLELERLHSHLLWVGLACHVLGFDTLFMHAFRIREPVMRIAEKISGNRKTYSLCVIGGVRCDISLELQLELRSVLEKLEEEWKAVVAAVSGDRNIQRRTRGVGVADPALVKDSAAVGPVARAAGVDIDCRRDHPYAAYSRVSLEVITEQDGDVWSRLLVRMKEVFQSTRIIRQCLEKMEAGPLQAAIEEELPAARMGLSSVEAPRGESHHFIVTGENNRPRRWRVRAPTYQNLQAVPTMIKDQRIADMTISLASIDPCFSCTDRLETIDVHSGTLKVWTQEELLRATQSARSAARGENA; encoded by the coding sequence ATGATCGCTCGCCAATTGTTCATATTGCTGAAGGATGGCTTCGGCCAAGCCATCAAGCGCGCTGACCTTGCGAGCGACCAGCGCTTGTTCATTTTTGTGGAGCCTGCGGCACTGAAAGGCATCTGCTATTACCTCTTCCGTCGCTATGATGCCCGCTACGTGCTTACGATGGGAGCGGATGATCGCCCTTACAGCGGGAACTTCCTGGTTGCGCACAACTTTGCGCTGGATCGCGATCACCTACTGTTCAGTGTCCTTGCATACCTTCCCAGCGATAACCCTGAAGTCGAGACTATTTCCGACGTCGTACCGGCGGCGAGCTGGGGCGAACGCGAGATGTGGGATTTGGTTGGCATTCGGCCGGTTGGGCATCGCTATCTGAAGCGCCTCGTCCTGCCCGACGGATGGCCTGAAGGCGTCCACCCGCTGCGCAAAGATGTGCCCTGGAACCACGTTCCCGAAGCCTTCGACAGCCGCCGCGAGTTCACGTTTGATGAACCGCCGGAAGGCTGTACGGTGGTGCCCTTCGGTCCGTTTCATCCCACGCTCGACGAGCCCGCGCACTTCCGGCTCTACGTGGAAGGTGAATTCGTCCGTGGGTGCGAGTACCGCGGATTCATGGCCCATCGCGGTATCGAGAAGCTGGCCGAATCGGTGATGGGCTATGACGATATCCCGATGCTAGCCGAGCGCATCTGCGGAATTTGCGGTTGCGTACATAGTGTGGCGTACGCACAAGCTGTCGAATCAGCCGCCGCGATCACCCCGCCTCGGCGCGCCGAGTTTATCCGCACCATCATGCTGGAACTGGAGCGGCTCCACAGCCACCTGCTCTGGGTCGGACTTGCGTGTCACGTTCTGGGATTCGACACCCTGTTCATGCATGCGTTCCGCATCCGTGAACCAGTCATGCGGATTGCAGAGAAGATCAGTGGCAATCGCAAGACTTATTCCTTGTGCGTAATCGGCGGCGTGCGCTGCGACATCAGCCTTGAACTGCAATTAGAGCTTCGCTCCGTGCTGGAAAAGCTAGAGGAAGAGTGGAAAGCAGTGGTTGCGGCGGTCAGCGGAGACCGCAATATTCAGCGACGCACACGGGGAGTGGGGGTTGCTGATCCTGCGCTCGTCAAGGATTCCGCTGCAGTCGGCCCGGTAGCGCGAGCGGCCGGTGTCGACATCGATTGCCGACGCGATCATCCCTATGCGGCCTACAGTCGCGTTTCCTTGGAGGTGATAACTGAGCAGGATGGGGACGTTTGGTCGCGTTTACTGGTGCGAATGAAAGAGGTGTTTCAATCCACTCGCATCATCCGGCAGTGCCTGGAAAAGATGGAGGCCGGCCCGCTGCAGGCTGCAATTGAGGAGGAGTTGCCCGCCGCTCGCATGGGGCTAAGTTCCGTAGAGGCGCCGCGTGGCGAGAGCCACCACTTCATTGTCACCGGCGAGAACAATCGGCCGCGTCGGTGGCGAGTTCGCGCCCCGACTTATCAAAACCTGCAAGCTGTCCCCACCATGATCAAGGATCAGCGGATCGCAGATATGACGATCTCGCTCGCCAGCATCGACCCGTGCTTTTCCTGCACCGATCGGCTGGAAACCATTGATGTGCATTCGGGAACACTGAAGGTCTGGACCCAGGAAGAACTGTTGCGGGCAACCCAGTCAGCCCGGAGTGCGGCGCGAGGAGAAAACGCGTGA
- a CDS encoding complex I subunit 1 family protein: protein MIASVTAGLLNVVMVLLVSPFLHGLQRKIVARIQARQGPPLWQPYYDLLKLAGKEDIEVGEVPAMQRFAAYLALAVVLTIAFVLPMGTAAPGASIGDAIMLVYLLTLMGICTILAGLAAGSTYSLVGISREMMSMVTLEPLFAVAVLIAGLHVGSLHLDLVLKGGVYAVAGIPWSGLAMLALMLLAFQAFVQRIPFDTSEAETELIEGPLMEYSGPKLALFKYAQMAKLVVFAALFIGLFAPWSGTSNLLIAWLVFWLKVVVLMLFVTAIAALHARYRIDQAIRYFVVMDIASLGALVVAAYGH, encoded by the coding sequence GTGATTGCAAGCGTCACTGCTGGCCTGCTGAACGTGGTTATGGTGCTCCTCGTGTCTCCTTTCCTCCACGGACTGCAGAGAAAGATCGTCGCGCGCATCCAGGCGCGCCAGGGACCTCCGCTGTGGCAGCCTTACTACGATTTGCTCAAGCTGGCCGGCAAAGAAGATATCGAAGTTGGTGAGGTACCTGCTATGCAGCGCTTTGCAGCTTATCTCGCGCTGGCAGTCGTGCTGACGATTGCGTTTGTCCTGCCGATGGGAACCGCGGCCCCGGGTGCGAGCATCGGGGATGCGATCATGCTTGTATATTTGCTCACCCTCATGGGCATTTGCACCATCCTGGCGGGCCTCGCTGCCGGGTCGACGTATTCGTTGGTCGGGATCAGCCGGGAGATGATGAGCATGGTCACACTTGAGCCCCTGTTCGCCGTTGCCGTGCTGATCGCCGGTTTGCACGTTGGATCGCTGCATCTCGACCTCGTATTGAAGGGAGGAGTGTATGCGGTAGCAGGAATTCCCTGGTCGGGCCTTGCGATGCTGGCTCTGATGCTGCTCGCCTTTCAGGCTTTTGTGCAGCGAATTCCGTTCGACACCTCGGAAGCCGAAACCGAGCTCATCGAGGGTCCGTTGATGGAATACTCCGGCCCCAAGCTGGCGCTGTTCAAGTATGCCCAAATGGCGAAGCTGGTAGTCTTTGCTGCGCTGTTCATCGGATTGTTCGCGCCCTGGTCCGGGACCTCGAACCTGCTCATTGCCTGGTTAGTCTTTTGGCTGAAAGTGGTCGTGCTGATGCTGTTTGTCACCGCCATCGCGGCGCTCCACGCCCGCTACCGCATTGACCAGGCCATCCGCTACTTTGTGGTCATGGACATCGCATCTTTGGGAGCACTGGTGGTTGCTGCGTATGGTCACTGA
- a CDS encoding 4Fe-4S dicluster domain-containing protein has translation MLSKLKETLLCLRPGKVTLPYPAQAQPTPENFRGVPRWNGDKCIGCAGCASNCSARAILVTDICQEIRVLNYIGNRCTYCGRCAEVCPEKAITMSRDFEQATNDVADLRQRLELFMSTCQRCGRCFKISDVLEQLKMPGYRFDDFEQARWVCRSRSFFEGDPLVDDIRIELD, from the coding sequence ATGCTGAGCAAACTCAAAGAAACGTTGCTTTGTCTTAGGCCGGGAAAGGTGACTCTGCCCTATCCCGCCCAGGCGCAACCCACCCCGGAAAACTTCCGTGGCGTGCCCCGCTGGAACGGCGACAAGTGCATCGGTTGTGCCGGCTGTGCCAGCAACTGTTCGGCACGCGCAATTCTGGTAACCGACATCTGCCAGGAAATTCGCGTTTTGAACTATATCGGGAACCGCTGCACTTATTGTGGCCGCTGCGCCGAGGTCTGCCCCGAAAAGGCCATCACTATGAGCCGCGACTTTGAGCAGGCTACGAATGATGTAGCCGATCTACGGCAACGATTGGAGTTGTTCATGAGCACCTGCCAGCGCTGCGGACGTTGTTTCAAGATTTCCGATGTGTTGGAGCAATTGAAAATGCCAGGGTATCGCTTTGACGATTTCGAGCAGGCGCGCTGGGTATGCCGTTCGCGATCATTCTTTGAGGGGGATCCGCTGGTCGACGATATTCGCATTGAACTCGACTAG
- a CDS encoding NADH-quinone oxidoreductase subunit B family protein: protein MNSTSTEVAMLENLCQKMFRRSLWVYHANSGGCNGCDIEVLNVLTPYYDVERFGIKLVGSPRHADVMLCQGPALRSTADALRRAYEAMPAPKLVFAIGSCACGGGLWFDSYAVLGAVEKVIPVNFYIPGCPPRPEAIIYGVAVALGMVEKKAAPVVFKQAEFPIPTYHPDQLCGENELVVYEKSEKV, encoded by the coding sequence TTGAACTCGACTAGCACCGAGGTAGCCATGCTGGAGAACCTGTGCCAGAAGATGTTCCGCCGTTCGCTGTGGGTCTATCATGCGAACAGTGGCGGCTGTAATGGGTGCGATATCGAAGTCCTCAACGTGCTCACGCCCTATTACGACGTGGAGCGGTTCGGGATCAAGCTGGTCGGATCGCCACGGCACGCGGACGTGATGCTCTGCCAGGGACCGGCTCTCCGTTCGACTGCCGACGCGCTGCGTCGCGCTTACGAGGCGATGCCTGCGCCCAAGCTGGTGTTTGCCATCGGATCGTGCGCTTGTGGAGGAGGCCTGTGGTTCGACAGTTATGCCGTTCTCGGTGCGGTGGAGAAGGTCATCCCCGTCAACTTTTATATACCCGGCTGTCCACCTCGGCCTGAGGCCATCATTTACGGCGTGGCGGTTGCTCTCGGCATGGTGGAGAAGAAAGCCGCTCCCGTTGTATTCAAGCAGGCAGAATTTCCCATTCCCACCTATCACCCCGATCAGCTCTGCGGCGAAAACGAACTGGTCGTCTATGAGAAGTCAGAAAAGGTGTAG